From the genome of Deltaproteobacteria bacterium, one region includes:
- a CDS encoding fructose-bisphosphate aldolase class I, with amino-acid sequence MAKVPGLAEMARSIVADGKGILAADETPKTITKRLVARGITSTPETRREHRELLFTAPGITDFIGGVITQDETIHQKSATGVPLAEVISRRGLVPGIKVDKGVVSLAGAPGERVTEGLDGLRERLEEYFQLGARFAKWRAVFRITEKLPSRACVHANAHALARYAALCQEQGLVPIVEPEVLMDGAHGIERCDEVTGDVLGEVFKELIGQHVMLEGMLLKPNMVIPGQDNPKKAPVAVVARATLRTLQRCVPAAVPGVVFLSGGQSPVEATEHLNAINALDGPKPWKLSFSFGRALQDEALDAWKGRAQNVPAVQLAFLERARCVAAAAQGKYRSEMERDIAKAQPAADIH; translated from the coding sequence ATGGCGAAGGTGCCAGGCCTCGCGGAGATGGCGCGGAGCATCGTGGCGGATGGGAAGGGCATCCTCGCTGCCGACGAGACGCCCAAGACGATCACCAAGCGGCTCGTCGCTCGCGGGATCACCTCCACGCCCGAAACTCGGCGCGAGCACCGCGAGTTGCTCTTTACCGCGCCCGGGATCACCGACTTCATCGGCGGTGTGATCACGCAGGACGAGACCATCCACCAGAAGAGCGCGACGGGCGTGCCATTGGCGGAGGTCATCTCGAGGCGGGGCCTCGTGCCGGGGATCAAGGTCGACAAGGGCGTGGTCTCGCTCGCAGGCGCGCCGGGAGAGCGCGTCACCGAGGGGCTGGACGGCCTGCGCGAGCGGCTCGAGGAGTACTTTCAACTCGGCGCCCGCTTCGCCAAGTGGCGCGCGGTCTTCAGAATCACCGAGAAGCTCCCGAGCCGCGCCTGCGTGCACGCCAACGCCCACGCGCTCGCGCGCTATGCGGCGCTCTGTCAGGAGCAGGGCCTGGTGCCCATCGTCGAGCCCGAGGTGCTGATGGATGGCGCCCACGGCATCGAGCGCTGCGACGAGGTGACGGGCGACGTCCTCGGCGAAGTATTCAAAGAATTGATCGGGCAGCACGTCATGTTGGAGGGCATGTTGCTGAAGCCCAACATGGTGATCCCGGGCCAAGACAATCCGAAGAAGGCGCCCGTGGCCGTCGTGGCCCGTGCGACGTTGCGAACCTTGCAGCGCTGCGTCCCGGCCGCGGTTCCCGGGGTGGTCTTCCTGTCCGGCGGACAGAGCCCCGTTGAGGCCACCGAGCACCTCAATGCCATCAACGCGCTCGACGGTCCGAAGCCGTGGAAGCTCAGCTTCTCATTTGGCCGCGCGCTCCAAGACGAGGCGCTGGACGCATGGAAGGGCCGCGCCCAGAACGTCCCTGCAGTCCAGCTCGCGTTCCTGGAGCGCGCGCGCTGCGTCGCCGCGGCCGCGCAGGGCAAGTACCGCAGCGAGATGGAGCGGGACATCGCGAAGGCGCAGCCCGCAGCCGACATTCACTGA
- a CDS encoding DUF2092 domain-containing protein — translation MRGHRWLTSTLVAAALAGPPAFAAQPQGTQAGVAQQAVVEPQADQVLRKMSDYLKGQQSFTFDTNSTQEAVTTEGQKLDFESAQQVAVRRPDKLRSERKGPATATEFLYNGKDFTVYGQKSGFYATAPAPAQLDQAIDAARAKFNIDAPAADLLVSDPYTALMNGVTEGRYVGLETLNGARVHHLAFRGKDADFQLWVDAGDQAIPRKFEITSKDVAGQPEYSVNISNWKSNASLPDSFFNFQPPAGAQRVPLEPGSTAPTP, via the coding sequence ATGCGTGGACACCGATGGCTCACGAGCACACTCGTCGCGGCAGCGCTCGCGGGCCCGCCCGCCTTCGCCGCGCAACCGCAGGGCACGCAAGCGGGCGTGGCGCAGCAGGCCGTCGTCGAGCCGCAAGCGGATCAGGTGCTTCGCAAGATGAGCGACTACCTGAAGGGCCAGCAGAGCTTCACCTTCGACACCAACTCGACGCAGGAAGCGGTCACCACCGAGGGCCAGAAGCTCGACTTCGAGTCCGCGCAGCAGGTGGCGGTGCGCCGGCCCGACAAGCTGCGGAGCGAGCGCAAGGGCCCCGCGACGGCCACCGAGTTCCTCTACAACGGGAAGGACTTCACCGTGTACGGCCAGAAGAGCGGCTTCTACGCCACCGCGCCCGCGCCCGCGCAGCTCGACCAGGCCATCGACGCCGCGCGCGCCAAGTTCAACATCGACGCGCCCGCGGCTGACCTGCTCGTGAGCGACCCGTATACCGCGCTCATGAATGGCGTGACCGAGGGCCGCTACGTGGGGCTCGAGACCTTGAACGGCGCGCGCGTTCACCACCTCGCGTTCCGCGGCAAGGACGCCGACTTCCAGCTCTGGGTCGACGCCGGCGACCAGGCCATCCCGCGCAAGTTTGAAATCACGAGCAAGGACGTGGCGGGACAGCCCGAGTATTCGGTGAACATTTCAAACTGGAAATCGAACGCCTCGCTGCCCGACTCATTCTTCAATTTCCAGCCACCGGCGGGCGCGCAGCGCGTGCCGCTCGAGCCCGGCTCGACGGCGCCCACCCCCTGA
- a CDS encoding inositol-3-phosphate synthase, giving the protein MGSSKKKAVVRPANGRLGVLTPGMGAVATTVYAGVEAIRRGLGAPIGSMTQMGELAIDGVEIPVSKAVPLAKIDDIVFGGWDIYAENAYESAKNAKVLDRDLLDEVKPALEKIVPMPAVFDPNYVKRISGPNVKTGKNKLDLANQLREDIRNFIKNNDLDRCVVVWCASTEVYTEIGPNHQSVKALEAAMERNDPSIPPSMIYAYAALKEGVPFANGSPNLTVDAPAIMELAVQQGVAICGKDFKTGQTLMKTVIAPMLRARLLGLSGWFSTNILGNRDGEVLDDPGSFKSKEVSKLSVLETILEPEKYPALYGDIHHNVKINYYPPRGDNKEGWDNIDITGWLGYPMQIKVNFLCRDSILAAPLVLDLALLMDLAQRTGRAGIQHWLSFYFKSPQTEIGGRPEHDLFQQLRNLQDELRAINEQARTGVLKVVHVNGHAAAAV; this is encoded by the coding sequence ATGGGCAGCTCCAAGAAGAAGGCCGTGGTGCGTCCTGCGAACGGGCGCTTGGGCGTGCTGACTCCGGGGATGGGCGCGGTGGCCACCACCGTGTACGCCGGCGTGGAGGCCATCCGCCGCGGACTGGGCGCCCCCATCGGCTCCATGACGCAGATGGGCGAGCTCGCCATCGACGGCGTGGAGATCCCCGTCAGCAAGGCCGTTCCGCTCGCGAAGATCGACGACATCGTCTTCGGCGGCTGGGACATCTACGCCGAGAACGCCTACGAGAGCGCCAAGAACGCCAAGGTGCTCGACCGCGACCTGCTCGACGAGGTGAAGCCCGCACTCGAGAAGATCGTGCCCATGCCGGCGGTGTTCGACCCGAACTACGTCAAGCGCATCAGCGGCCCGAACGTGAAGACGGGCAAGAACAAGCTCGACCTCGCCAACCAGCTGCGCGAGGACATCCGCAACTTCATCAAGAACAACGACCTCGACCGCTGCGTGGTGGTGTGGTGCGCCTCGACCGAGGTGTACACCGAGATCGGCCCGAACCATCAGTCGGTGAAGGCGCTCGAGGCGGCGATGGAGCGGAACGATCCGTCGATCCCGCCCTCGATGATCTACGCGTACGCGGCCCTCAAGGAGGGCGTGCCCTTCGCCAACGGCTCGCCGAACCTCACCGTGGACGCGCCGGCGATCATGGAGCTCGCCGTGCAGCAGGGCGTGGCCATCTGCGGCAAGGACTTCAAGACCGGCCAGACCCTGATGAAGACGGTGATCGCGCCCATGCTGCGCGCGCGCCTGCTGGGCCTCTCGGGCTGGTTCTCGACCAACATCCTCGGCAACCGCGACGGCGAGGTGCTGGACGACCCGGGCAGCTTCAAGAGCAAGGAGGTCTCGAAGCTGAGCGTGCTGGAGACCATCCTCGAGCCGGAGAAGTACCCGGCGCTCTACGGCGACATCCACCACAACGTGAAGATCAACTACTACCCGCCCCGCGGCGACAACAAAGAGGGCTGGGACAACATCGACATCACCGGGTGGCTCGGCTACCCGATGCAGATCAAGGTGAACTTCCTCTGCCGTGATTCGATCTTGGCCGCGCCGCTCGTCCTCGACCTGGCGCTGCTGATGGACCTGGCCCAGCGCACGGGCCGCGCGGGCATCCAGCACTGGCTGAGCTTCTACTTCAAGAGCCCGCAGACGGAGATCGGCGGCCGCCCGGAGCACGACCTGTTCCAGCAGCTGCGCAACCTCCAGGACGAGCTCCGCGCCATCAACGAGCAGGCCCGCACCGGCGTGCTGAAGGTGGTGCACGTGAACGGGCACGCCGCCGCGGCGGTCTAG
- a CDS encoding phosphatase PAP2 family protein, translated as MNPGDALEKNDVVAPVAQGLAERWKRAPKVYLFGPMFLLVPYIVAMRLTVGNRPEHFGILALVVALCFWSDATREFFKNFFAFLVFGVIYDLTHLTEPLVRYLHVHIAEPYHFDKSFFGISTAAGVLTPNEFFAAHHWAWVDFITGCAYIIFVYWAMAFAVYLALFRKEPAMKALLRKYGWVFCAVNLVGFATYYIYPAAPPWYAAQYGFGLPDFAHIVASPAAAIRWDELTGWHYFAAFYGRSADIFGAIPSLHVAYPMLVFVYGRRVGILALDVANFLFYLLVCFSAVYLQHHYVLDVLIGTAYALIGYGVERALSRYLATRRVPATA; from the coding sequence ATGAACCCCGGTGATGCCCTGGAGAAGAACGACGTCGTCGCGCCGGTGGCGCAAGGCCTGGCCGAGCGCTGGAAGCGCGCGCCCAAGGTCTACCTCTTCGGGCCGATGTTCCTGCTGGTGCCGTACATCGTCGCGATGCGGCTGACGGTGGGCAACCGGCCCGAGCACTTCGGCATCCTCGCCCTGGTCGTGGCGCTCTGCTTCTGGAGCGACGCCACCCGCGAGTTCTTCAAGAACTTCTTCGCGTTTCTCGTGTTCGGCGTGATCTACGACCTCACGCACCTCACCGAGCCGCTCGTGCGCTACCTGCACGTGCACATCGCGGAGCCGTACCACTTCGACAAGAGCTTCTTCGGGATCAGCACGGCCGCAGGCGTGCTCACGCCCAACGAGTTCTTCGCCGCGCACCACTGGGCGTGGGTCGACTTCATCACCGGCTGCGCGTACATCATCTTCGTCTACTGGGCGATGGCGTTCGCGGTGTACCTGGCGCTGTTCCGCAAAGAGCCGGCGATGAAGGCGCTCTTGCGGAAGTACGGCTGGGTCTTCTGCGCGGTGAACCTGGTGGGCTTCGCCACCTACTACATCTATCCGGCCGCGCCGCCCTGGTACGCCGCGCAGTACGGCTTCGGATTGCCGGACTTCGCACACATCGTGGCGTCGCCCGCGGCGGCGATTCGCTGGGACGAGCTGACCGGCTGGCACTACTTCGCGGCGTTCTACGGAAGGTCGGCCGACATCTTCGGCGCCATCCCCTCCCTGCATGTTGCCTACCCGATGTTGGTGTTCGTTTATGGTCGCCGCGTTGGAATTCTGGCGCTCGATGTCGCGAACTTCTTGTTCTATCTGCTGGTTTGCTTCTCGGCCGTGTATTTGCAGCACCACTACGTCTTGGACGTGCTCATTGGCACGGCGTACGCCCTCATCGGGTACGGCGTGGAGCGCGCACTGAGTCGGTATCTGGCGACCCGGCGGGTGCCGGCGACAGCGTAG